AAGAAGGGAAGCTCACTCCAGCCGACCTGAGTGGCGGAACAATCACCGTCTCAAATATAGGAAATATTGGGGGTACCTATGTCGCACCAGTGATTGTGTCCAATGAAGTGGCTATCCTGGGTGTTGGAAAATCCAAGACGGTACCAATCTTCGATGAGGCGGGTCAGGTTACCAAGGGTGAATTGGTAAATTTCAGCTGGAGTGCAGATCACCGAGTCGTGGACGGCGCGACTATGGCTCGGATGGCCAATAAAGTCCGGGAATGTATCGAATCCCCAGAGTTGATGCTTCTAAAGCTACGGTAGTTCTTGTATATAGATAGAAGTTGTTATTCAGACTGTTAAATAAACTACTAGTAGGCTTACGTGACCTGACACACTACCACCTCCTGTCATGCATTGTCAAAAGTGTAATTGGTTACTTTGACGATGCCTTCATCATTACCACTAGACACAAACCAACTCCGGTCCTTCCCTTGCAATCCTGACGTAAAAGGAAACTATATAAAGACGGAGCTTTCccccttttctcttcttccatttcctcctccatagTGCGGGCTGCTCTCACCCCGGCTATACGCCGGGACTTGGAGTAGGGGATCTTGCTTTCATATCTTCGATATGTTCGATGGTCAGACGCAAGCAATTTTTGGAAACAAAAGTCCTGAATGGTCCGCTCAACAGCGAGCGAGGTCCCTTCGGGGCGAGTTATCTCTGTCTGGCAcatgtctttctttgctggTGTGTTGCACCTTATTTGCTCCCTCACTAGTATGTGCCAAGCTAATTATGTGAGCTACTGCGCTTTGGTGAGTCTCTTTGTGCCCCCAACAATAAAACATATCGTGATCATTAAATGGGTAACTGGTCTAACAGTAAGAGTGCATTATGGATGAATTCGTACATTTCAAATAGTAGAGGAGTTGTTCAAGACATGTAGCATTCACGTGCTGGGGTAGCTTTGGCTCACCGAAAGATATGTATCTGTGACCTTGAAGGCGAGGCTTTTTAGGATCCAGTTCGGTTTATGCTCTGCTCTTGTGAAGTATTTGATCCAGTTGAGCCTACTTGGCGTGGCTAAATACAAGATGGCCATTCTATAATAATCAAATAACTAGTTTTTGACCTTGAATCCTGTAGAGCTCAGGTTAGGGTTATGTACATATGTTTATCTTGAACTTAGGCACAAGTTCAACCTTATTAGCTAGTACCTGTATGTTGCTTAATCCATCCGTCGTAGTCTAGATCGATTAAGGTGCTCTGGCTGCACAGATCTGATCCCCGACAGATGAAGAGTAAGCTGTAGATCACCTAAGGTGCTCTGTAGTACATGGCGGACACCCTCCCTACCAGCGATGGCAAGTCCGTACACGTAGGGCCGACCGATAAGGACCATTTTGGCCCCTAGCGCCAGAGCCTTAGCTACATCAGCACCGCAACGCACGCCAGAATCGAAGATGACTTCTAGATCTTTTCCCACCGCATCGACAATGTCTGGAAGCATGTCCAAAGATCCTACTCCCCCATCCTGCTGGCGTCCGCCATGGTTGGATACTACTATTCCCTGCATTCCGTACTCAACTGCCAGCTTTGCGTCCTCGACCGTTTGTATACCCTTCAGTACGATTGGGCCATCCCAATGCTGCCGAAGGAATTGGAGGTCTTCCCACCCATGGCTCATCCCAGGGAATATCATATGAGCCCATTCGGCCGCCGCAGTCGCCATGTCTTCTTGGATGCTTTTGCCGTGCTTTTCCGCAAACTTCTTCTGAAACACAGGGTCGGAGAAGCCAATTTCGACCCCGATGTTGTCTTTCCGGAGGAATGGATTATACCCATTTTCTAAGTCCGAGGGGCGCCATCCAAGGATGTAGGTGTCGAGTGTGACCACCAAGACCTTATAGTTGGCAGCCTTGGCGCGTTTCAACAAGCTGGCTGTTATGTCGTTGTGCTCATTTGACGGCCAGTACAACTGAAACCAGCGGGATCCATCTCCATTGGCTTCTGCGACGTCCTCAATACTAGTCGAAGATGCAGAACTCAGGATGTACGTTATCCCCTCATTCTGTGCGGTGGAAGCAACAGCAACCTCACCATCGCGGTGGAAAATCCGCTGCACCCCCACTGGTGCGATTGCGATCGGGTACTCGTAATCCTCACCGAACAGCGTCGTCTTCAAATTTGGAAAGTCCGATTTAACCAGACGAGATGGGACGATGCCCCATTTCCTGAATGCCTTCCGGTTGTTATCATCTGTTTCTCTCGTTCCAGCCGAGCCCCAGACATAGCCGAAGCTATCTGCTGAGAGGCGCTCTTTAGCCAGTCCCTCCCATTTGAAAGGATCAAATGTGATAGCGGGCTTTTTGTCGTTGAGTCCCTCGGTATAGACTTTCGTCTCGTAGGTGTATGGCAATGGATTGTGCTGGTTTGTAGACATCGTTGCGAAGTGTGCTTGactccttctctttggctCTTTGCGTATTCAGGTCTGATGTATGATATTCATATGCTGTGCGTATAGAGCTCTAACTAGAAGCGAATGCTCTCACTCCCATTTATACTCGAGCAACTCTGGGCATGTCTCGGTACAAGACCGGCTTCCATGACAATGAACCCGGTCAACCGGCTATGTTCAGCAGAGGTTTTTCATCGATCAAGGCAGACCAAGAATAATCGATTCGGGCCGGCCGAACACTGTACGATTGACGTAAGTACAGTACCACGGTCGCGAACTATGTCACTTTAAGACCCGCCTGGTGGGTTCAGGGTTCAGCTTAGCTGCCGCAAGGGACGGAGATCTCTTTTCGGCCGATAGAAATGACTATAGTCATGCTGTGTTCTAAGAAGCTTGTCTCTTATACATTAACCAATAATGTCAGGGTTAATATGGAGATGCCTTGATAATCGTACGACCTCGGACGGAAGTCCAATTGGATGTGAACATGCATACTACTGGCGTTGCGCTCAGTTGCCCTTAAGTGGCATGACGTCAACGAGCTTTCGTACCATTTTTTCGGGGATACTACTGGCGTTGCGCTCAGTTGCCCTTAAGTGGCATGACGTCAACGAGCTTTCGTACCATTTTTTCGGGGATACTACTGGCGTTGCGCTCAGTTGCCCTTAAGTGGCATGACGTCAACGAGCTTTCGTACCATTTTTTCGGGGATACTACTGGCGTTGCGCTCAGTTGCCCTTAAGTGGCATGACGTCAACGAGCTTTCGTACCATTTTTTCGGGGATACTACTGGCGTTGCGCTCAGTTGCCCTTAAGTGGCATGACGTCAACGAGCTTTCGTACCATTTTTTCGGGGATACTACTGGCGTTGCGCTCAGTTGCCCTTAAGTGGCATGACGTCAACGAGCTTTCGTACCATTTTTTCGGGGAGAACCAGTCTAACCCCGAGAGACGTACTGTCTGTCCATGAGAATTGAGTCGTCTAACATATCTAGTTTCGGTAACACTATGGAAATCGAATAAAAGATCCATTCGGCCGACGAGGACGATTATATGAAGGTCACCCGCTTCAGCCGATAAAGTGGCACCCACATTCACAAATGGTACCAGCACTTGGAAGGCATTGCAATACCTAGCGCGCGAATAGGcacttctttcccctcctgTTGTCATAAGCTACACATCAGAAGCGAGAAAAAAACAAACGCAAAACATGTTAAGGGTTGGCGCAAGGGCAGGTCGCCCTCTAAGGCAGGCCGCCTCTTCC
The DNA window shown above is from Aspergillus fumigatus Af293 chromosome 1, whole genome shotgun sequence and carries:
- a CDS encoding lactate 2-monooxygenase, with amino-acid sequence MSTNQHNPLPYTYETKVYTEGLNDKKPAITFDPFKWEGLAKERLSADSFGYVWGSAGTRETDDNNRKAFRKWGIVPSRLVKSDFPNLKTTLFGEDYEYPIAIAPVGVQRIFHRDGEVAVASTAQNEGITYILSSASSTSIEDVAEANGDGSRWFQLYWPSNEHNDITASLLKRAKAANYKVLVVTLDTYILGWRPSDLENGYNPFLRKDNIGVEIGFSDPVFQKKFAEKHGKSIQEDMATAAAEWAHMIFPGMSHGWEDLQFLRQHWDGPIVLKGIQTVEDAKLAVEYGMQGIVVSNHGGRQQDGGVGSLDMLPDIVDAVGKDLEVIFDSGVRCGADVAKALALGAKMVLIGRPYVYGLAIAGREGVRHVLQSTLGDLQLTLHLSGIRSVQPEHLNRSRLRRMD